The Littorina saxatilis isolate snail1 linkage group LG13, US_GU_Lsax_2.0, whole genome shotgun sequence genome contains a region encoding:
- the LOC138945819 gene encoding TSC22 domain family protein 2-like: MADRPVGIENMAVSSDLSACHSQQNLKDSGKEEVEPKGGQNNPKSDAPKKKTTFKITSITKSSQRGGSGDLTQDNDLDSQDDLDETVDSHTEDLSSEIYDTNSKATDIDSQDPLLTPEEVLIKEKPARFKVVKVETKEPFKRGRWICYDYLDVPDKTEAKQDEININSGSSSAANSVHYVHGVDDPSKNPLIAGATGTIPSQPHTSNVADGSNSTNALGEVFQPIQPAPSSQYGVTPVNQTNASFSNHVAQPSGAYNATPGQSGTLSLPVMPGPSNSSLKGLSSAPNLPHPQPGQAMPGQNVGVSVAGGQGHQQPPPQGSTIPANLHSQQAAGSSNAQQTTSGAMQTGEYVNSSGQGQAMAGAGQQVSGGQQQQGMYDMSSQQPGYNLNAVAVGNVSGNPQVPQQNNLPTPSSSQPPEGYSSDVEAKLSTSTITNHNRRDQANITPTMGAGLAPLEIAVGGITNHPGDDDMTEEAFLDYFSNLSTYGGSGLFPPLMDESG; the protein is encoded by the exons ATGGCAGATAGACCTGTGGGCATTGAGAATATGGCCGTTTCATCAGATTTAAGTGCTTGCCACTCGCAGCAAAATCTCAAGGACAGCGGAAAGGAGGAAGTTGAGCCTAAAGGTGGACAAAACAACCCCAAGTCTGATGCTCCTAAAAAGAAGACGACATTCAAAATCACGAGTATAACGAAGAGCTCACAAAGGGGCGGAAGTGGTGATTTGACACAGGACAACGATTTGGACAGCCAGGACGATCTAGACGAGACGGTCGACAGTCATACGGAAGATTTGAGCTCAGAAATCTATGACACGAATTCAAAAGCGACAGATATCGACAGTCAGGACCCCCTACTGACGCCAGAGGAGGTGCTGATTAAAGAAAAGCCTGCCAGGTTCAAGGTAGTGAAGGTAGAAACCAAAGAGCCCTTCAAAAGAGGACGGTGGATTTGTTATGATTATCTGGATGTGCCAGACAAAACAGAGGCTAAGCAGGATGAAATCAATATAAACTCAGGTAGCTCGAGTGCTGCCAATTCAGTGCATTATGTTCATGGTGTAGACGATCCATCCAAAAATCCTTTGATAGCTGGAGCGACTGGCACCATACCTTCCCAACCCCACACTTCAAATGTGGCAGATGGATCAAATTCAACCAACGCGCTGGGCGAGGTTTTCCAACCTATCCAGCCAGCTCCATCTAGTCAGTATGGTGTGACTCCAGTGAACCAAACGAACGCTTCGTTTTCCAACCATGTTGCTCAGCCTTCAGGTGCGTACAATGCGACCCCTGGTCAGTCAGGCACGCTGTCTTTGCCAGTCATGCCAGGACCTAGCAATTCCTCCTTGAAGGGTCTGAGTTCCGCCCCCAACTTGCCACACCCACAGCCGGGTCAGGCCATGCCGGGTCAGAATGTGGGGGTCAGTGTTGCTGGGGGTCAGGGTCACCAGCAACCTCCCCCTCAGGGCTCCACCATTCCTGCCAACCTTCATTCCCAGCAGGCCGCCGGTTCTTCCAACGCCCAGCAGACAACGTCTGGTGCTATGCAAACGGGGGAGTATGTCAACTCTTCAGGTCAAGGTCAGGCGATGGCCGGTGCCGGCCAGCAGGTGTCTGGCGGTCAGCAGCAGCAGGGGATGTACGACATGTCCTCGCAGCAGCCTGGATACAACTTGAATGCTGTTGCCGTGGGAAACGTCAGTGGGAACCCCCAAGTCCCCCAGCAGAACAACCTgcccaccccctcctcctcccagcCCCCAGAAGGCTACAGCTCTGACGTGGAGGCGAAGCTGAGCACCTCCACTATCACCAACCACAACCGGCGCGACCAGGCAAACATCACCCCCACCATGGGCGCGGGCCTGGCTCCGCTGGAGATTGCTGTGGGGGGCATAACAAACCACCCCGGCGACGATGACATGACTGAAGAAGC TTTCTTGGATTATTTCTCCAATCTGAGCACCTACGGGGGTTCGGGCCTGTTTCCGCCCCTAATGGATGAGAGCGGGTAG